In Pirellulales bacterium, one genomic interval encodes:
- a CDS encoding VOC family protein, whose protein sequence is MESILGIGGVFFKARDPHALAAWYREQVGVPVVAGQTYGTLKSGCAEEQTVWSTFPADTKYFGPGSAPFMLNYRVRDLDAMLAQLRAAGAAVDDRVEEYENGRFGWASDPEGNRFELWEPH, encoded by the coding sequence GTGGAATCCATCCTTGGCATCGGTGGCGTATTCTTCAAGGCGCGCGATCCGCATGCGCTGGCGGCCTGGTATCGCGAGCAGGTGGGGGTGCCGGTCGTCGCCGGGCAGACGTATGGCACGCTGAAGTCCGGCTGCGCAGAGGAGCAAACGGTTTGGTCGACGTTCCCCGCCGACACGAAATATTTCGGCCCCGGCTCGGCGCCATTCATGCTCAACTACCGAGTGCGCGATCTCGATGCAATGCTAGCCCAGCTTCGGGCGGCCGGCGCCGCGGTGGACGATCGCGTCGAGGAATACGAGAACGGCCGGTTCGGCTGGGCGAGCGATCCCGAAGGGAACCGCTTCGAGCTTTGGGAACCGCACTAA